In Pedobacter sp. SL55, the following proteins share a genomic window:
- a CDS encoding RagB/SusD family nutrient uptake outer membrane protein yields MYKKIALLAMVGILSLSSCQKDLIELTPDFTLDAENNPSNMVQIEHVLNGAYAGLRAADYYGSGSGTGSVSALMPDVMSDNLFETNQSLANSRPMSQLVFQINEDQITRFYNAGYKVVSSANIVLQNIDKFATAANAKQVNRIKGQALALRALAHFDMFKYFAEDYDRNSTTTLALNYGKEFKVDVNAKPSRLNNKQFYDELLADLNAAQGFLGDVDNANYYITGLVKPRLSLAAVHLLKARVYLYAKMYPEAIASATAGIAIAPTLVNTQTAFSGMYNQTAAGEIIWNVQFDANQGGPTNLVYFATQTQSYFRPALEIATVAGTTGLIRSTDIRYAAYFANVRQLASNPQALALIKYRGKSALSNANANFIAMKTAELYLIRAEAYAKSSPAQEALAIADLNAVRTARIAGYVPEVLVGSALTDAIANERRREFVGEGHRFFDLKRTTRTLQRGSTCGVPSLSPITNCSLAPTAREWSFPITQTLANANNNLQQNPSWR; encoded by the coding sequence ATGTATAAAAAAATAGCTCTTTTGGCAATGGTAGGTATATTATCGTTGAGTAGCTGCCAAAAAGATTTAATCGAGCTAACACCAGATTTTACGCTTGATGCGGAAAATAACCCATCGAACATGGTTCAAATTGAACATGTGCTTAATGGCGCTTATGCTGGATTAAGGGCTGCCGATTATTATGGCTCTGGTAGTGGGACTGGAAGTGTGTCGGCGTTGATGCCAGATGTAATGAGTGATAATTTATTTGAAACAAACCAATCATTAGCCAACTCTAGGCCAATGTCTCAATTGGTATTTCAGATTAATGAAGATCAAATTACTAGATTTTACAACGCAGGTTACAAGGTTGTTTCAAGTGCTAACATCGTGCTGCAAAACATAGATAAGTTCGCGACAGCTGCAAATGCCAAACAAGTTAATAGGATCAAAGGTCAGGCCTTGGCGCTTAGAGCTTTAGCTCACTTTGATATGTTTAAGTATTTTGCTGAAGACTATGACCGCAATAGCACCACTACTTTAGCGCTTAATTATGGGAAGGAATTTAAAGTAGATGTAAATGCAAAACCCTCACGCCTAAATAACAAGCAATTCTATGACGAGCTTTTAGCGGATTTAAATGCTGCACAGGGATTTTTAGGCGATGTTGATAATGCCAATTATTACATCACAGGTTTAGTGAAGCCAAGGCTATCTTTAGCAGCAGTTCATTTGTTAAAAGCGAGAGTTTATCTATATGCTAAGATGTACCCAGAAGCAATAGCATCGGCTACGGCGGGCATTGCGATAGCACCGACATTGGTGAACACGCAGACTGCTTTCAGCGGAATGTACAATCAGACTGCTGCGGGAGAAATTATTTGGAATGTGCAATTCGATGCAAACCAAGGAGGCCCGACGAATTTGGTATATTTCGCTACTCAGACGCAAAGTTATTTTAGACCAGCTTTAGAGATTGCTACAGTTGCTGGTACAACAGGTTTAATTAGATCAACAGATATCAGGTATGCAGCATACTTTGCTAATGTTAGGCAATTGGCCTCAAATCCGCAGGCTTTGGCATTAATTAAGTATAGAGGTAAATCCGCTTTGTCTAATGCCAATGCAAATTTTATAGCAATGAAGACGGCAGAGTTATACTTGATCAGAGCAGAGGCTTATGCCAAAAGTTCACCAGCGCAAGAAGCATTAGCTATTGCTGATTTAAATGCTGTGCGTACCGCTAGAATTGCTGGTTACGTTCCAGAAGTTTTGGTAGGGTCTGCATTAACAGATGCTATTGCTAATGAGAGAAGAAGAGAGTTTGTAGGAGAAGGACACAGGTTCTTCGATTTAAAAAGGACTACAAGAACGCTCCAAAGAGGGAGTACCT